The region ACAAGCATTTGAGGCAACAGACATAACTCTTCCTTTATTGAATTGCTTTATGCAGACTTTTGAAGCATCGGCACACCGCTTAACTCTTGTAATTCCTCAAAACTTAAACCATCTATCCAGTCAACAGCGAGCAAACCTTTTGGGGTGACTTCAATGGTTGCGAGATCTGTATAGATGCAATCGACCGCAGCTAAGGCTGTTAATGGATAAGTGCACTCAGATACCAACTTAGATTCGCCTGACTTTGTTAAATGCTCCATCATCACGAATAATTTTTTAGCGCCAAGGGCTAGATCCATTGCACCACCAACTGCTGGAATCGCCTTAGGGTCGCCAGTGCGCCAATTGGCGATATCCCCTTTTACAGAGACCTGAAAAGCACCTAAGACACAGATATCAATATGCCCGCCTCGAATCATCACAAAAGAATCCGCGTGATGGCATAGTGATGCGCCTGGAAGCATGGTGACAGGTTGCTTGCCCGCATTGACCAGTTCTTCATCAATCTCATCACCCTGAGCCAAAGGGCCCATACCAAGGAGGCCATTTTCCGAATGCAGCAAAATTTCTTTATCGGATGGTAGGTAGTTAGAGATCGTCATAGGCTGACCAATCCCCAAATTGACATGAGCACCATCTGGAATATCTTGAACAATGCGCTTGGCAATATCTGCTGTTGTTCGCTTTTGCACCTTAGAAAGATCAATCATGACTTTGCTCCAGCAAGCACAATACGTTTAACAAAAATGCCTGGAGTCACAATGACCTCGGGATCCAATTCTCCCAACTCAACCACTTGATTAACTTGTGCAATAGTGCAACTCGCAGCGGTGGCCATAATAGGACCAAAGTTACGACCTGTACGGTGATAAGTGAGATTGCCCCAACGATCACCTTTATCCGCCTTAATAAGGGCGTAGTCGGCTTTAATGGCAAATTCAAAAATATGATTCACGCCATCAATCACTCGAGTGTCTTTTCCTATGGCAAGCTCCGTACCAAATCCGGTAGGAGTATAAAAACCACCGATACCGGCACCACCCGCCCGAATACGCTCAGCAAGCGTTCCTTGTGGCACTAGCTCCAACTCAATTTTTCCTGCGCGATACAAGTCATCAAAGGCGCCTGATTCTGGCTGACGCGGAAAGGAGCAAACCATCTTTTTAACCTGACCTCTAGCAATTAATTTAGAGATGCCAATGCCGGAGTTGCCCGCATTATTGCTGATGATGGTGAGATCTTTAGCACCCTGCTCCGCAAGAGCGTCCAATAAGAACATCGGTGAGCCAGCACCCCCAAAACCTGAAACCAAAATGGTTGAACCACTGGCAATATCCCGCACAGCATCAGCCACGCCGGGAATAATTTTTTGTATCACTACAAGTCTCCATCTATTTTTTTATTATGGGTACTACTATTCAGCTTTTTGCTGATTTACCACTAATTTAATGCATTTGAGAAATTGCTGAGCGAATTGCATTGGGGAGCTTTGCTGCCAGAGCCTTTCTAGACTCTAAGGTCGCCTTAGCGGTCTCTTGGGTTCTTACGGACCACACAGAACCAGGGAAGTAGGCATCATCTTGATAGCGTGGAATCACGTGCCAATGAATATGAGGCACCATATTACCCAAGGCAGCCAAATTAATCTTGTCTGGATCCATCACATCTCGAATAGCCTCTTCGACAGCAAACACCAAAGACATGATGTGATCCCGCTCTCCATAGGTGAGATCAGACATATCAGCGACATGATGATTCCAAATGACCCTGCAAAAACCAGGCAGATCCGGATCATTTACCAAGATGACACGACAGTAATCTCCACGCCAAATAAGCTCACCTTCGGAAGGTGTGAGATCTTCTTTACACAGTACGCAATTAGTCATGGGAAGAATGTAAACGAAAACGGCATCTAAGTCACCCTTGTGGGGTAATTTAGATGCCGCGGCAGTATGGGTACTACTGCTACTACAGACTACTTAGGGATT is a window of Polynucleobacter asymbioticus QLW-P1DMWA-1 DNA encoding:
- a CDS encoding 3-oxoacid CoA-transferase subunit B; translation: MIDLSKVQKRTTADIAKRIVQDIPDGAHVNLGIGQPMTISNYLPSDKEILLHSENGLLGMGPLAQGDEIDEELVNAGKQPVTMLPGASLCHHADSFVMIRGGHIDICVLGAFQVSVKGDIANWRTGDPKAIPAVGGAMDLALGAKKLFVMMEHLTKSGESKLVSECTYPLTALAAVDCIYTDLATIEVTPKGLLAVDWIDGLSFEELQELSGVPMLQKSA
- a CDS encoding HIT family protein, which translates into the protein MTNCVLCKEDLTPSEGELIWRGDYCRVILVNDPDLPGFCRVIWNHHVADMSDLTYGERDHIMSLVFAVEEAIRDVMDPDKINLAALGNMVPHIHWHVIPRYQDDAYFPGSVWSVRTQETAKATLESRKALAAKLPNAIRSAISQMH
- a CDS encoding 3-oxoacid CoA-transferase subunit A → MIQKIIPGVADAVRDIASGSTILVSGFGGAGSPMFLLDALAEQGAKDLTIISNNAGNSGIGISKLIARGQVKKMVCSFPRQPESGAFDDLYRAGKIELELVPQGTLAERIRAGGAGIGGFYTPTGFGTELAIGKDTRVIDGVNHIFEFAIKADYALIKADKGDRWGNLTYHRTGRNFGPIMATAASCTIAQVNQVVELGELDPEVIVTPGIFVKRIVLAGAKS